From a region of the Helianthus annuus cultivar XRQ/B chromosome 5, HanXRQr2.0-SUNRISE, whole genome shotgun sequence genome:
- the LOC110943225 gene encoding uncharacterized protein LOC110943225 yields MANSSNVQVSAFWDNTSFDFDTVDASGRSGGLLSIWDPGIFVKKYFVSNRFFLATFGELKNSGEVITIINVYAPQEKNAKKQVWEDLMALMSSTPGGSWILLGDFNCVREACERRNSRFCDESANDFNSFINNVGLSEYAMMGCRFTYMKDDGYRSDHRPLMLLCSNVFFGKPPFRFFNSWLKEDGLEKVVHSAYVSVPPFYPPDKLLAARFRAIKMAIKPWCAAVVKKNNGLIKELMKKVEDLDIKAETMTVSDVEVKEREVWLKTINEIDDCRMEDLKQRSKLK; encoded by the exons ATGGCAAACTCCTCAAACGTCCAGGTTAGTGCTTTTTGGGATAATACTTCCTTTGATTTTGATACGGTTGACGCTAGTGGTAGATCGGGTGGCCTGCTGAGCATATGGGATCCGGGTATATTTGTAAAGAAGTACTTTGTATCAAACAGATTCTTCCTTGCAACTTTTGGGGAATTAAAAAATAGTGGAGAAGTTATCACGATTATCAATGTTTATGCGCCACAAGAAAAGAATGCAAAAAAACAAGTGTGGGAGGACCTTATGGCTCTTATGAGTTCCACGCCGGGGGGGTCATGGATACTACTGGGAGATTTCAACTGTGTCCGTGAAGCATGCGAAAGGCGAAACTCTAGATTCTGTGATGAATCCGCAAATGATTTTAACTCCTTTATCAACAATGTTGGCCTATCAGAATATGCTATGATGGGCTGTCGATTCACTTATATGAAGGATGATGG ATATCGATCTGATCACAGACCATTGATGCTTCTATGTTCAAATGTGTTTTTTGGCAAACCACCTTTTAGATTCTTCAACTCGTGGTTAAAGGAGGATGGTCTCGAGAAGGTTGTCCATTCAGCTTATGTCAGCGTACCTCCTTTTTATCCTCCGGATAAACTGTTAGCGGCAAGATTTAGAGCAATCAAAATGGCTATTAAACCATGGTGTGCGGCGGTTGTTAAGAAAAATAACGGCTTGATAAAAGAACTAATGAAGAAAGTGGAAGATCTTGACATTAAGGCGGAAACAATGACAGTATCAGATGTGGAGGTCAAAGAACGAGAAGTTTGGTTGAAAACAATTAATGAGATTGATGATTGTAGGATGGAAGATCTCAAACAAAGGTCGAAATTAAAATAG